One Thomasclavelia spiroformis DSM 1552 DNA window includes the following coding sequences:
- a CDS encoding anaerobic ribonucleoside triphosphate reductase: MIENIRKRDGRLVPFELDKIAGAIYKAFQACSSKYELKTALDIAKKVEKNLEKKQSALPTVELVQDTVEEVLIEQGFVRVAKAYILYRANRTRERDMRSRLMKTFEEITFSESKNSDLKRENANVNADAPMGTMLKYGTEAAKQFNEMFVLKPKHARAHANGDIHIHDMDFLTLTTTCCQIDIKRLFENGFSTGHGVLRSPNSISVYAALACIAIQSNQNDQHGGQAIPNFDYGMAPGVAKSYIKHFYHNLAKAISLLENIDGEKIAATIKNKLVLKPTLDNNEEFNNAIKTELLNKNIKNIDKIIEFSNKTAYQETDEETYQAMEAFIHNLNTMHSRAGAQVPFSSINYGMDTSSEGRMVMKNVLLATEAGLGHGETPIFPIQIFRVKEGINYNEGEPNYDLFKLACKTSAKRLFPNFSFVDAPFNLKYYKGTPETEIAYMGCRTRVMANVYDKNNEISFSRGNLSFTTINLPRLAILSNGDVKEFFNKLDDMLELCIDQLLERFEIQCRRKVKNYPFLMGQGIWLGSDKLKPDDEVREVLKHGTLTVGFIGLAETLKALIGYHHGESEQAQALGLKIVGHMAEAMDEASKKYNLNFSLIATPAEGLSGRFIKMDKKLFGNLEGITDREYYTNSFHIPVYYPISAYNKIKLEGPYHALTNGGHISYIEMDGDPTKNLAAFEKIIRAMHDNGIGYGAINHPVDRDPVCGYNGIIDDVCPCCGRKENEHHGLERIPRINLESE; encoded by the coding sequence ATGATAGAAAACATAAGAAAACGAGATGGACGTTTAGTTCCTTTTGAATTAGATAAAATAGCTGGTGCTATATATAAAGCTTTTCAAGCGTGCAGCAGTAAATATGAATTAAAAACAGCATTAGATATTGCTAAAAAAGTTGAAAAAAATTTAGAAAAAAAACAAAGTGCTTTACCGACTGTAGAATTAGTTCAAGATACAGTAGAAGAAGTATTAATTGAACAAGGATTTGTCCGAGTTGCAAAGGCGTATATTTTATATCGAGCAAATCGAACTCGAGAAAGAGATATGCGCTCACGTTTAATGAAAACATTTGAAGAAATAACATTTTCTGAAAGTAAGAATAGTGATTTAAAAAGAGAAAATGCTAATGTCAATGCTGATGCTCCAATGGGAACAATGTTAAAATATGGAACAGAGGCAGCAAAACAATTTAATGAAATGTTTGTATTAAAACCTAAGCATGCTAGAGCGCATGCTAATGGAGATATTCATATTCATGATATGGATTTTTTAACCCTTACGACTACATGTTGTCAAATTGATATAAAAAGATTATTTGAAAATGGTTTTTCAACTGGACATGGTGTATTGAGAAGCCCTAATAGCATTAGTGTTTATGCAGCACTGGCTTGTATTGCAATTCAATCTAATCAAAATGATCAACATGGTGGTCAAGCAATCCCTAATTTTGATTATGGAATGGCACCAGGGGTAGCAAAGTCTTATATAAAACATTTTTATCATAATTTAGCTAAAGCCATCAGTTTACTTGAAAATATCGATGGTGAAAAGATAGCAGCTACAATTAAAAATAAGTTGGTATTAAAACCAACTTTAGATAATAATGAAGAATTTAATAATGCAATAAAAACAGAATTGTTGAATAAAAATATTAAAAATATTGATAAAATTATTGAATTTTCAAACAAAACTGCTTATCAAGAAACAGATGAAGAAACATATCAGGCAATGGAAGCATTTATTCATAATTTAAATACAATGCACTCAAGAGCAGGAGCTCAAGTACCATTTAGTTCAATTAATTATGGAATGGATACATCCAGTGAAGGTAGAATGGTAATGAAAAATGTTCTATTAGCTACAGAAGCAGGATTAGGACATGGTGAAACACCGATTTTCCCAATTCAAATTTTTAGAGTAAAAGAAGGAATAAATTATAATGAAGGAGAGCCAAATTATGATTTATTTAAACTAGCATGTAAAACTTCAGCTAAACGTTTGTTTCCAAATTTTTCATTTGTCGATGCACCATTTAATTTAAAATATTATAAGGGAACACCAGAAACAGAAATTGCATATATGGGTTGTCGTACTAGGGTTATGGCTAATGTTTATGATAAAAATAATGAAATAAGTTTTAGTCGAGGTAATTTAAGTTTTACAACTATCAATTTGCCAAGGTTAGCAATTCTTTCTAATGGAGATGTAAAAGAATTCTTTAATAAATTGGATGACATGTTAGAGTTGTGTATTGATCAATTGTTAGAACGTTTTGAAATCCAATGTCGTCGTAAAGTTAAAAATTATCCATTTTTAATGGGACAAGGAATTTGGTTAGGTAGTGATAAATTAAAACCAGATGATGAAGTACGTGAGGTTTTGAAACATGGAACACTTACTGTTGGATTTATTGGTTTGGCTGAAACATTGAAAGCATTAATCGGTTATCATCACGGAGAAAGTGAACAAGCGCAGGCGTTAGGCCTAAAGATTGTTGGACATATGGCAGAAGCAATGGATGAAGCAAGTAAGAAATATAATTTGAATTTTAGTTTGATTGCTACTCCAGCTGAAGGACTTTCTGGTAGATTTATTAAAATGGATAAAAAGTTATTTGGAAATTTAGAGGGGATTACTGATCGCGAATATTATACTAATAGTTTCCATATTCCAGTATATTATCCAATTAGTGCTTATAACAAAATTAAATTAGAAGGACCATATCATGCCTTAACTAATGGAGGTCATATCAGTTATATTGAAATGGATGGGGATCCTACTAAAAACTTAGCTGCATTTGAAAAAATAATTCGTGCAATGCATGATAATGGAATTGGTTATGGAGCAATAAATCATCCAGTCGATCGAGATCCAGTTTGTGGTTATAATGGTATCATTGATGATGTTTGCCCATGCTGTGGTAGAAAAGAAAATGAACATCATGGTCTTGAAAGAATTCCTCGTATAAATTTGGAAAGTGAATAA
- a CDS encoding fumarate hydratase yields the protein MREIKCEDIIKTVKKLCIEAACILPSDVFKALNDKKNEETYSLAKKTIDVLIDNANLAHDKMMPICQDTGMVFVYVTLGQEVHIDGDLKSAINEGVRQGYQEGYLRKSIVQDPLFDRINTKDNTPAIIYFDVVTGDEFKIVVAPKGFGSENMSQIKMLKPSDGVQGVKDFVLKVINDAGPNACPPMVIGVGIGGSFDKVTQLSKKAMMREIGSHHQDERYANLEKELLAMINATGIGPAGYGGKTTALSLNIETHPTHIAGMPVAVSICCHVSRHKEVNL from the coding sequence ATGCGAGAAATAAAATGTGAAGATATAATTAAAACAGTAAAAAAATTATGTATAGAAGCAGCATGCATTTTACCTAGTGATGTTTTTAAGGCTCTTAATGATAAAAAAAATGAAGAAACTTATTCACTTGCAAAAAAGACAATTGATGTATTGATTGATAATGCTAATTTGGCTCATGATAAAATGATGCCAATATGTCAGGATACTGGAATGGTATTTGTTTATGTTACTCTTGGTCAAGAGGTACATATTGATGGTGATTTAAAATCAGCAATCAATGAAGGTGTTCGACAAGGATATCAAGAAGGGTATTTAAGAAAGTCAATAGTTCAAGATCCTTTATTTGATAGAATTAATACGAAAGATAATACCCCAGCAATTATCTATTTTGATGTTGTCACGGGTGATGAATTTAAAATTGTAGTTGCTCCAAAAGGATTTGGTTCTGAAAACATGTCACAAATAAAAATGTTGAAACCAAGTGATGGTGTACAAGGAGTTAAAGATTTTGTCTTAAAAGTTATAAATGATGCGGGACCTAATGCTTGTCCTCCAATGGTTATTGGTGTTGGAATAGGAGGATCATTTGATAAAGTTACGCAACTTTCAAAAAAGGCAATGATGCGAGAAATAGGTAGTCATCATCAAGATGAACGTTATGCAAATTTAGAAAAAGAATTATTAGCAATGATCAACGCTACTGGAATTGGACCAGCTGGATATGGTGGGAAAACAACTGCTTTATCATTAAATATTGAGACTCATCCAACGCATATTGCCGGAATGCCAGTTGCTGTTAGTATTTGTTGTCATGTATCACGTCATAAGGAGGTAAATTTATGA
- the nrdG gene encoding anaerobic ribonucleoside-triphosphate reductase activating protein — MKLRLFGCVNDSIVDGPGLRYAIFVQGCYHNCLGCHNPKSHDVNGGYLKDIEEILKEIDENPLLDGVTLSGGEPMLQVEALIELSKEIKKRNLNIVLYSGYTYEQIISDVNKKRLLELCDMLVDGKFELEKRSLSLLYRGSSNQRLINIQKSLKQDCIIEYDESEI; from the coding sequence ATGAAATTACGATTATTTGGCTGTGTTAATGACTCGATTGTAGATGGACCTGGTCTTAGATATGCTATTTTTGTTCAGGGGTGTTATCATAATTGCTTAGGATGTCATAATCCTAAAAGTCATGATGTTAATGGTGGATATTTAAAAGATATTGAAGAAATCTTGAAAGAAATCGATGAAAATCCTTTATTAGACGGAGTTACTTTATCTGGTGGAGAACCGATGTTACAAGTAGAGGCTTTAATTGAATTAAGTAAGGAAATAAAAAAAAGAAATTTAAATATTGTTTTATATAGTGGTTATACTTATGAACAAATTATTAGTGATGTAAATAAAAAAAGATTATTAGAATTGTGTGATATGTTAGTTGATGGAAAATTTGAATTAGAAAAAAGAAGTTTATCTTTGTTGTATCGTGGTTCATCGAATCAGCGATTAATTAATATTCAAAAATCTTTAAAACAAGACTGTATTATTGAATATGATGAAAGTGAAATATAA
- a CDS encoding M15 family metallopeptidase: MFKKRRDYSYYSSYSYGHKSRLRVGRVAIVAVIAVVLVVGLVVSLNLNRIKLLAKGYSFSQTSEILSLPTEDEDEILSHDKMDHITNWIKQSPEVSLYDEYERYLTINKDMKYAKVVTNVDSIFKNDVPKLKSLDYSEKLIWGLLEEGATQDDFQYLIDHKYTASDIEPYRKVEGYKLQNLEGYMNAYNTYKNYNYAVCITNYPFIISSNGEPETKYTITNPSNLLTLVKKGFYLPEDYEPELVDPEIPVAPDCQNPKMTKETSDALTKMYRAAKQEGLELVVNSAYRSYQTQVETMADFVARYNTQYANEYVAQPGASEHQTGLGVDLTSQSVVEGKRITFGDTEEYRWVIKNCAKFGFIIRFEDGTDGITGIAHEPWHLRYVGEDVAKEIQKNGWTFEEYCLYNNVMPEVKEQ, encoded by the coding sequence ATGTTTAAAAAAAGAAGAGATTATTCATATTATAGTTCATATAGTTATGGACATAAAAGTCGACTAAGAGTCGGAAGAGTTGCAATTGTTGCTGTAATAGCAGTTGTTTTGGTTGTTGGTTTAGTAGTATCTTTAAATCTAAATCGCATTAAATTATTAGCTAAAGGTTATTCTTTTTCACAAACTAGTGAAATACTATCTTTACCAACAGAAGATGAAGATGAAATTTTATCTCATGATAAAATGGATCATATTACTAATTGGATCAAGCAGTCACCTGAAGTATCTTTATATGATGAATATGAAAGATATTTAACAATCAATAAAGATATGAAATATGCTAAAGTTGTTACAAATGTTGATAGTATATTTAAAAATGATGTACCAAAACTAAAAAGCTTAGATTATAGTGAAAAACTTATTTGGGGCTTACTTGAAGAAGGAGCAACTCAAGATGATTTTCAATATTTAATAGATCATAAATATACAGCTAGTGATATTGAACCATATCGTAAAGTAGAGGGTTATAAGTTACAAAATTTAGAAGGTTATATGAATGCATATAATACTTATAAAAATTACAATTATGCAGTTTGTATTACAAATTATCCATTTATTATTTCAAGTAATGGTGAACCTGAGACAAAGTATACAATTACTAATCCAAGTAATTTATTAACATTGGTAAAAAAAGGATTCTATTTACCAGAAGATTATGAACCAGAATTGGTAGATCCAGAAATCCCTGTTGCACCTGATTGCCAAAATCCAAAAATGACAAAAGAAACATCAGATGCTCTAACAAAAATGTATAGAGCTGCTAAACAAGAAGGATTAGAATTAGTAGTAAATAGTGCATATCGTTCATATCAAACACAAGTAGAAACAATGGCAGATTTTGTGGCACGCTATAATACACAATATGCCAATGAATATGTTGCTCAACCAGGAGCAAGTGAACATCAAACTGGTCTAGGTGTTGATTTAACTAGTCAAAGTGTTGTTGAAGGAAAAAGAATTACTTTTGGTGATACAGAAGAATATCGTTGGGTAATTAAAAACTGTGCAAAATTTGGATTTATTATTCGTTTTGAAGATGGAACTGATGGTATTACTGGTATCGCTCATGAACCATGGCATTTACGCTATGTAGGAGAAGATGTTGCAAAAGAAATTCAAAAAAATGGATGGACTTTTGAGGAATATTGTTTATACAATAATGTTATGCCAGAAGTTAAAGAACAATAA
- a CDS encoding RDAC family protein, translated as MKTISIFQVQDINNLLKQKNYDYTLKLHDACGSQSLFLQCHGNNCDINELCDVINNYLKNDYIKVFPGSINPYNIIIK; from the coding sequence ATGAAAACTATTTCAATTTTTCAAGTACAAGATATTAATAATTTATTAAAACAAAAAAATTATGATTACACTTTAAAACTACACGATGCCTGTGGCAGTCAAAGTTTATTTTTACAATGTCATGGTAATAATTGTGACATCAATGAATTATGTGATGTAATTAATAATTATTTAAAAAATGACTATATCAAAGTCTTTCCAGGTAGCATTAATCCTTATAATATAATTATCAAATAA
- a CDS encoding B12-binding domain-containing radical SAM protein — MKTLITTLNSKFIHKSLSLRLLYVATKNYHNVDFCEYTIKEDLDKITNEIIAMNNQVVAFSVYIWNVELIKILCSKLKKENKELIIILGGPEVSYEIDYFLDNFDIDYVISGEGEIVFKQLLDCLENKQPIDIQGVSSKDNRDYRQSKPVDLSYIESLESPYLLQRDLADMSKRVLYFETSRGCPYQCQYCLSSLEKGLRFFSLDYLKKQIDLLMKTDVKIIKLLDRSFNAKTEHALAILKYIFENYREGVQFQFEINGDVLDQRIIDYINDYAPEGLLRFEIGIQSTYEPTNEIVKRYQDFKRLSEVIRQLQTNHKIDFHLDLIAGLPLENLERFAKSFDDVFSFYPKELQLGFLKLLRGTSLRKEASKYGYVYDSKPPYELIHSNYLTKNDIHKIHLVEDMLEKYWNSGKMPITMNKVMKQVISPFYFFLNLGQYYQEHNFKRINFQNDELFRYLNEYLDNKYLDELIEDYLLLAKIKPKRWWKTTLDKENSRKILHILIKKYDLNQEDLFRYSIIEELKDYYIIATYKNYQVTVNKYPKTS, encoded by the coding sequence ATGAAAACTTTAATTACAACGTTAAATTCTAAATTTATTCATAAATCTTTATCTTTGCGTCTTTTATATGTTGCAACTAAAAATTATCATAATGTTGATTTTTGTGAATATACGATTAAAGAGGACCTTGATAAAATTACAAATGAGATTATTGCTATGAATAATCAGGTTGTGGCTTTTAGTGTGTATATTTGGAATGTTGAGTTAATTAAAATTTTATGTAGTAAATTAAAAAAAGAAAATAAAGAGTTAATTATTATTTTAGGGGGCCCTGAGGTTAGTTATGAAATAGATTATTTTTTAGATAATTTTGATATCGATTATGTAATTAGTGGTGAGGGAGAAATTGTCTTTAAACAACTTTTAGATTGTCTTGAAAATAAACAGCCTATTGATATTCAAGGGGTTAGTAGTAAAGATAATCGCGATTATCGTCAAAGTAAACCGGTTGATTTAAGCTATATTGAATCATTAGAATCACCATATTTATTACAAAGAGATTTAGCTGATATGTCTAAACGAGTTCTTTATTTTGAAACGAGCAGAGGATGTCCGTATCAATGTCAGTATTGTTTGTCTTCTTTAGAAAAAGGGTTACGTTTTTTTAGTTTAGATTATTTAAAAAAACAAATAGATCTATTAATGAAAACTGATGTTAAGATTATTAAATTATTAGATCGAAGTTTTAATGCTAAAACGGAACATGCATTAGCTATTTTAAAGTATATATTTGAAAATTATCGTGAGGGTGTACAATTCCAATTTGAAATTAATGGAGATGTTTTAGATCAAAGAATAATTGATTATATAAATGATTATGCACCAGAGGGTTTACTTAGATTTGAAATTGGGATTCAATCGACATATGAACCAACTAATGAAATAGTTAAAAGATATCAAGATTTTAAACGATTAAGTGAAGTAATTAGACAATTACAAACTAATCATAAGATTGATTTTCATTTAGATCTAATTGCTGGTTTACCGTTAGAAAATCTTGAAAGATTTGCAAAATCTTTTGATGATGTATTTAGTTTTTATCCTAAGGAATTACAATTAGGTTTTCTAAAATTACTTAGAGGGACTAGTTTGAGAAAAGAAGCTAGTAAATATGGATATGTATACGATAGTAAACCACCTTATGAATTAATACATAGTAATTATTTAACAAAGAATGATATTCATAAAATTCATTTAGTTGAAGATATGTTAGAGAAATATTGGAATAGTGGTAAAATGCCAATTACAATGAATAAAGTTATGAAACAGGTTATTTCACCATTTTATTTCTTTTTAAATTTAGGACAATATTATCAAGAACATAATTTTAAAAGAATTAACTTTCAAAATGATGAGTTGTTTAGATATTTAAATGAATATTTGGATAATAAATATTTAGATGAATTAATTGAAGATTATTTATTACTTGCGAAAATAAAACCTAAAAGATGGTGGAAAACAACTCTTGATAAAGAAAATAGTCGAAAAATTTTACACATATTAATAAAAAAATATGATTTAAACCAAGAAGACTTATTTAGATATAGTATAATAGAGGAACTGAAAGATTATTATATAATTGCAACTTATAAAAATTATCAAGTTACTGTAAATAAATATCCTAAAACATCTTAG
- a CDS encoding MurR/RpiR family transcriptional regulator, whose amino-acid sequence MESLFDQLVIYLDTANEIDTNYNIVWYVVRNFSKITKMTINELADNCYVSLATISRFCKSLVYENYLHFKQACTLDKVFDNYNMDLTNMRYKPKECTKNYLKNICDEISKLSSVLEWDIIDEVLQVIHNSKKIVFFKTISYILYLYIFKLIY is encoded by the coding sequence ATGGAGAGTTTGTTTGATCAGTTGGTTATTTATTTAGATACTGCAAATGAAATAGATACAAATTATAATATTGTATGGTATGTAGTTCGTAATTTTTCTAAAATAACCAAAATGACAATTAATGAACTTGCAGATAATTGTTATGTTTCTCTAGCTACAATTTCTCGGTTTTGTAAATCGTTAGTTTATGAAAATTATCTTCATTTTAAACAAGCATGTACTTTAGATAAAGTATTTGATAATTATAATATGGATTTAACGAATATGAGATACAAACCTAAAGAATGTACAAAAAATTATTTAAAAAATATATGTGATGAAATTTCTAAATTGTCAAGTGTATTAGAATGGGATATAATTGATGAGGTTTTGCAAGTTATTCATAATAGTAAAAAGATTGTTTTTTTCAAAACCATTTCTTACATTTTGTATCTTTATATTTTCAAATTGATTTACTAA
- a CDS encoding Fe-S-containing hydro-lyase has protein sequence MIYLKTPLTVEKIKKLHAGDEVMLSGVIYTGRDAAHKRLMTLIEEEKELPFPLKDQVIFYVGPTPSKPGEVFGSGGPTTSGRMDAFAPTLIKMGLRSMIGKGYRQPNVKEAIIENNGVYFGAIGGAGAMMSNCIKKCEIIAFDDLGPEAIRRLEVENMPLVVIIDSDGNDQYILGREDYLSTCK, from the coding sequence ATGATTTATTTAAAAACACCACTTACTGTTGAAAAGATAAAAAAATTACATGCGGGTGATGAAGTAATGCTAAGTGGTGTAATTTATACTGGTAGAGATGCTGCTCATAAACGTTTAATGACTTTAATTGAAGAGGAAAAAGAGTTACCATTCCCTTTAAAAGATCAAGTGATTTTTTATGTTGGGCCAACTCCAAGTAAACCAGGAGAGGTTTTTGGTAGTGGAGGACCGACAACTTCTGGAAGAATGGACGCTTTTGCTCCAACGTTAATTAAAATGGGGTTGCGTTCAATGATTGGAAAAGGTTATCGCCAGCCAAATGTTAAAGAAGCTATTATTGAAAATAATGGCGTATATTTTGGCGCTATAGGCGGTGCAGGAGCAATGATGTCAAATTGTATTAAAAAATGCGAGATAATTGCTTTTGATGACTTGGGTCCTGAGGCAATTAGAAGATTAGAAGTAGAAAATATGCCATTAGTAGTTATTATTGATAGTGATGGAAATGATCAATATATTTTAGGTAGAGAAGATTATTTAAGTACATGTAAGTAG
- a CDS encoding dipeptidase, translating to MKVVDMHCDTVLRIYDEGGSLLENNFNIDLKKMLKGDYLLQNFAMFVNLNDSVDPLIKAQQLIDLYYNEINKHPDIIRPIFSYQDIIDNQNADLMSAMLTLEEGAVVNHDLAILRNYYRLGVRMITLTWNYPNGIGYPNISNAKNYHDLYDINTKDGLTDFGIEYVKEMERLGIIIDVSHLSDAGFYDVLKYTTKPFVASHSNARGICGVGRNLSDNMIKELAKRNGVMGINFCGDFLKTIPNGNARSCIEDMVKHILYIKNLVGIDYVGLGSDFDGISQDLEIKDASMMPMLKDALFDAGLTKEEIEKVFYKNVLRVYQEILTKK from the coding sequence ATGAAAGTTGTTGATATGCATTGTGATACTGTCTTAAGAATATATGATGAAGGTGGTAGTTTATTAGAAAATAATTTCAATATTGATTTAAAAAAGATGTTAAAAGGGGATTATTTATTACAAAATTTTGCGATGTTTGTAAATCTTAATGATTCTGTTGATCCTCTTATAAAAGCCCAACAATTAATTGATTTGTATTATAATGAAATTAATAAACATCCCGATATAATTAGACCGATATTTAGTTATCAAGATATTATTGATAATCAAAATGCTGATTTGATGTCTGCTATGTTAACTCTTGAAGAGGGGGCAGTAGTTAATCATGATTTAGCTATTTTGCGTAATTATTATCGTTTAGGAGTTCGTATGATTACTTTGACTTGGAATTATCCAAATGGTATTGGTTATCCTAATATATCAAATGCAAAAAATTATCATGATTTATATGATATAAATACTAAGGATGGTTTGACAGATTTTGGAATTGAATATGTTAAAGAAATGGAGCGTTTAGGAATAATTATTGATGTTTCACATTTAAGTGATGCAGGTTTTTATGATGTTTTAAAATATACTACAAAACCATTTGTAGCTTCTCATAGTAACGCTCGAGGTATATGTGGTGTTGGAAGAAATTTATCAGATAATATGATTAAAGAATTAGCTAAAAGAAATGGTGTAATGGGAATTAATTTTTGTGGAGATTTTTTAAAGACGATACCTAATGGTAATGCTCGTTCTTGTATTGAAGATATGGTAAAGCACATTTTATATATTAAAAATTTAGTAGGAATTGATTATGTTGGATTGGGTAGTGATTTTGATGGGATTTCACAAGATCTTGAGATAAAAGATGCTTCAATGATGCCAATGTTAAAAGATGCATTATTTGATGCTGGGTTAACTAAAGAGGAAATCGAGAAAGTTTTTTATAAAAATGTTTTACGTGTATATCAAGAAATTTTAACGAAAAAATGA